A portion of the Candidatus Binatia bacterium genome contains these proteins:
- a CDS encoding LLM class flavin-dependent oxidoreductase, which translates to MVTLPARDPVQVARTYATLDYLTGGCGRVIMAVGLGNDPRDCLACGVPSGERAGRMEEGVAVLRKLWAGPQVSHHGKLLPLR; encoded by the coding sequence GTGGTCACGCTGCCGGCGCGCGACCCGGTACAGGTGGCGCGCACTTACGCGACGCTCGATTATCTTACCGGCGGCTGCGGACGCGTGATCATGGCCGTCGGCCTGGGCAACGATCCGCGCGACTGCTTGGCTTGCGGTGTTCCTTCCGGAGAGCGCGCCGGTCGCATGGAAGAGGGCGTGGCGGTGCTGCGCAAGCTGTGGGCCGGCCCACAGGTCTCGCACCACGGCAAATTGCTACCACTTCGATGA
- a CDS encoding LLM class flavin-dependent oxidoreductase has translation MTVAATVTLRYDLRAPAFAAATRAELYAACLEQCGWADEQGLDGVTLAEHHGTDDGYLPAPLTLAAAIAGRTKRIGITVAAVILPLHDPIRLAEQFAVLDLVSGSRVSLIVVPGYRREEFEMAGIDRAQRWRLVEEYVGVMRKAWTGEPFEWRGRTIRVTPKPRIQPTLMVGGVTEVAARRAARLRTGFQPSSSSDPRLPESYYAECARLGFDGGFVAISNSIAGVHVSEDLERDWARIAPYALHEAQAYASWGDPVLAGRAAPTTAEELRRSGSYRVVTPDECVALARQTGSILLHPLLAGMAPDLGWASLELFAAKVLPRLRKGH, from the coding sequence GTGACCGTCGCCGCAACAGTCACTCTTCGCTACGACCTGCGTGCGCCTGCGTTTGCAGCGGCGACGCGCGCAGAGTTGTACGCCGCATGCTTGGAGCAGTGTGGGTGGGCGGATGAGCAGGGTCTCGATGGCGTGACGCTTGCCGAGCACCATGGGACCGACGACGGCTACCTGCCGGCGCCATTGACACTCGCCGCCGCCATTGCCGGGCGCACCAAGCGGATCGGCATCACCGTTGCGGCCGTCATTCTCCCTCTGCACGACCCAATTCGTCTGGCCGAGCAGTTCGCGGTGCTCGATCTGGTCAGCGGCAGCCGCGTCAGCTTGATCGTCGTGCCCGGCTACCGGCGCGAAGAGTTCGAAATGGCCGGCATTGACCGCGCACAGCGATGGCGGTTGGTCGAGGAGTACGTCGGTGTCATGCGCAAGGCCTGGACCGGCGAGCCGTTTGAATGGCGAGGCCGCACGATCCGGGTGACCCCGAAGCCGCGGATACAACCGACGCTGATGGTTGGTGGCGTCACGGAAGTCGCGGCGCGTCGGGCCGCACGGCTACGGACCGGTTTTCAGCCATCGTCTTCGTCGGACCCGCGCCTGCCGGAGTCCTACTACGCGGAGTGCGCCCGGCTCGGGTTCGACGGCGGATTTGTCGCGATTTCAAATAGCATCGCGGGTGTGCACGTGAGCGAAGACCTGGAACGCGACTGGGCCCGCATTGCGCCCTACGCGTTGCACGAGGCCCAGGCATACGCGTCGTGGGGAGATCCCGTGTTGGCAGGGCGCGCCGCCCCGACCACTGCGGAGGAGCTCCGCAGGAGCGGCTCGTACCGTGTTGTCACGCCCGACGAGTGTGTGGCGCTTGCACGGCAGACGGGAAGTATACTGCTCCATCCGCTGTTGGCCGGCATGGCGCCTGACTTGGGTTGGGCAAGCCTGGAGCTATTCGCCGCAAAGGTGCTGCCGAGGCTCCGCAAAGGACATTGA
- a CDS encoding LLM class flavin-dependent oxidoreductase, with amino-acid sequence MFLPESAPVAWKRAWRCCASCGPAHRSRTTANCYHFDDVTIEPRPAKGKLDIWIGGRTDVALRRVARYGDGWFPSFVTPEEFKAGMERLVAYGAQRGRSIDPGEAGVLVLTYASHNRERAGAVAQLVYANFQFPPEAMAARCAIGTPEDCVEKVRAYVAAGCTKYVLFPIAPADELIGQIELFAKQIIPRFS; translated from the coding sequence GTGTTCCTTCCGGAGAGCGCGCCGGTCGCATGGAAGAGGGCGTGGCGGTGCTGCGCAAGCTGTGGGCCGGCCCACAGGTCTCGCACCACGGCAAATTGCTACCACTTCGATGACGTAACCATCGAGCCGCGGCCGGCGAAGGGCAAGCTTGACATCTGGATCGGCGGACGCACTGACGTGGCGTTACGCCGCGTTGCCCGGTACGGCGACGGGTGGTTCCCATCGTTCGTGACACCCGAGGAGTTCAAAGCCGGGATGGAACGTCTTGTTGCCTACGGGGCGCAGCGGGGTCGGAGCATCGATCCAGGCGAAGCAGGCGTACTGGTGCTGACCTACGCCAGTCATAACCGCGAGCGTGCAGGCGCCGTTGCGCAGCTGGTGTACGCCAACTTTCAGTTTCCACCCGAAGCGATGGCGGCGCGCTGTGCGATCGGGACGCCCGAGGATTGTGTCGAGAAGGTCCGGGCGTACGTGGCGGCCGGCTGCACCAAGTACGTGCTGTTTCCGATCGCGCCAGCCGACGAGCTGATCGGGCAGATTGAGTTGTTTGCCAAGCAGATCATCCCGCGTTTTAGCTGA